Proteins from a single region of Dictyostelium discoideum AX4 chromosome 5 chromosome, whole genome shotgun sequence:
- a CDS encoding GCN5-related N-acetyltransferase, with protein sequence MIEGSGSCDDLQIEFRESLINDCSSGGGGGGASNNEKQDEFINSKYELIGVATGRITKDQGICSLFYQNYDGYLMTFGVKEQFRSKGIGSELLNNICKLFYKRGCDKVYLHVKKGNNSAYMFYIKNGFILDDEIVNYYKIENIRYNALGMSKDLRPKERRSNWHSFISLLKQNQNIDDDDEDEYEVDIRDNNNLITKVPNGNDHQMNNRKRFNFIFILIIFIFLIVSLTLVAINNNNNNNNNKIIQ encoded by the exons atgaTAGAAGGTAGTGGTAGTTGTGATGATTTACAGATAGAATTTAGAGAgtcattaattaatgattgtagtagtggtggtggtggtggtggtgctagtaataatgaaaaacaagATGAATTTATCAATTCAAAGTATGAATTGATTGGTGTAGCAACAGGTAGGATAACAAAGGACCAAGGAATCTGTTCATTATTTTACCAAAATTATGATGGTTATTTAATGACATTTGGAGTTAAAGAACAATTTAGAAGTAAAGGTATTGGTTCTGAATTGTTAAat aatatttgtaaattattttataaaagagGTTGTGATAAAGTTTATTTACATGTAAAGAAAGGTAATAATAGTGCATATATGTTTTATATAAAGAATGGATTTATTTTGgatgatgaaattgtaaattattataaaattgaaaatataagaTATAATGCTTTGGGTATGTCAAAAGATTTAAGACCAAAAGAAAGAAGAAGTAATTGGCATTCATTTATATCATTACtcaaacaaaatcaaaatattgatgatgacgatgaggATGAATATGAAGTTGATATaagagataataataatttaattaccAAAGTACCAAATGGAAATGATCATCAAATGAATAAtagaaaaagatttaattttattttcattttaatcatttttattttcttaattGTTTCATTAACATTGGTcgcaattaataataataataataataataataataaaattatacaataa
- the gtaO gene encoding GATA zinc finger domain-containing protein 15 — TNNNNFNNINNNNNNNNNNNNNNNNNNNNNNNNNNNSNNNNNNNNNYNSNNNNNNNNNNNNNNNNNNNNNNNNNNNNNNNNNNNNNNNNNNNNNNNNNNTSFNDNCNNNSNYHNHSNHHPLFESLQNINQYPLSPNNNKSSNQHLSHSSSNVNSQYYQTPYYQPSQKQNSPNSTPPLNGCQYENHNLNSNNTFFKKNTNHYISQQLYQQQFNQNVNNNNNNNNISNNNNNSYNINCNNNNNNNNSNYNNNSYNNNNNYNNNNNNNNNNNNNNNNNNNNNNIFNENNNNNNNNNNNNNNNCNNNYNNNDNNENKYCVPKIEIPQKNLQYSPPPFQLDSGSTTPKTPSAPTSPVLSPKTSNKICDLVLNIVPICQELSNEDGYQNKELLNKIQEYFEDAIREIKKIKKTRLPLMKQNHTKESDDKTFYSLRPRRNRKCTIKTKTLQSSNSEEIVCQACGTRASPEWRKGPDGFKSLCNACGLYYAKTKKRENEIIGQPDLIPKHMKIHNLIND, encoded by the exons actaataataataattttaataatattaataataataataataataataataataataataataataataataataataataataataataataataataataataatagtaataataataataataataataataattataatagtaataataataataataataataataataataataataataataataataataataataataataataataataataataataataataataataataataataataataataataataataataataataataataataataataataatacttcatttaatgataattgtaataataattcaaactATCATAATCACTCTAACCATCATCCACTATTTGAATCATTACAAAATATAAACCAATATCCTttatcaccaaataataataaatcatcaaatcAACATTTGTCACATTCCTCATCCAATGTAAATAGCCAATATTACCAAACCCCATATTATCAACCAtcacaaaaacaaaattcaCCAAATTCAACTCCACCATTAAATGGGTGCCAATATGAAAatcataatttaaattcaaataatactttttttaaaaaaaatacaaaccaTTATATATCTCAACAAttatatcaacaacaatttaatcaaaatgtaaataataataataataataataatattagtaataataataataatagttataatattaattgtaataataataataataataataatagtaattataataataatagttataacaataacaataattataataataataataataataataataataataataataataataataataataataataacaataatatttttaatgaaaataataataataataataataataataataataataataacaattgtaataataattataataataatgataataatgaaaataaatattgcGTCCCAAAGATTGAAATTCctcaaaaaaatttacaatattCACCTCCACCATTCCAATTGGATAGTGGTTCGACCACTCCAAAAACTCCATCAGCACCAACAAGTCCAGTTTTATCACCAAAGAcgtcaaataaaatttgtgatttagttttaaatataGTTCCAATTTGTCAGGAACTATCAAACGAAGATGGATAccaaaataaagaattattaaataaaattcaagaaTATTTTGAAGACGCAATtagagaaataaaaaaaataaaaaaaacaagactTCCATTAATGAAACAGAATCACACAAAAGAAAGTGATGATAAAAc tttttattctttaagaCCAAGAAGAAATAGAAAATGTacaattaaaactaaaacattacaatcatcaaattcagAAGAAATTGTATGTCAAGCATGTGGAACCAGAGCATCACCAGAATGGAGAAAAGGACCTGACggttttaaaagtttatgTAATGCTTGTGGTCTTTATTAtgcaaaaactaaaaaaagagaaaatgaaattattggtCAACCAGATTTAATACCAAAACATATGAAAATacataatttaataaatgattga